In the genome of Oscarella lobularis chromosome 1, ooOscLobu1.1, whole genome shotgun sequence, one region contains:
- the LOC136195414 gene encoding uncharacterized protein yields the protein MQIGIALLALLAASALGQNDEGRLLETSEEEIEAELENELKRLNTESTDTILAAPTKESSTKPLYEKPVAESPTQCTCPPALPLATASCTAQFEGYVRYNAAIDDVEYCTKGSWSGAKPEYGSERNPATSCQSLYDAGRTDDGIFYLKPKPSTPVFKVNENLYTARFRDVFFSI from the exons ATGCAAATCG GGATTGCTCTCCTCGCGCTTCTTGCTGCAAGCGCACTGGGCCAAAACGATGAA GGTCGCTTGCTCGAGACGTCAgaggaagaaattgaagccgAATTGGAAAACGAACTGAAGAGATTGAATACGGAAT CAACGGATACTATTCTGGCTGCTCCAACGAAAGAATCATCTACCAAACCACTCTACGAAA AACCGGTAGCCGAGTCACCGACCCAATGCACCTGTCCTCCAG cCCTGCCCCTTGCTACAGCTTCCTGCACCGCTCAATTTGAAG GATACGTTAGGTACAACGcggcaatcgacgacgtggaatATTGCACCAAAGGATCTTGGAGCGGTGCGAAGCCGGAATACGGTTCCGAAAGGAACCCGGCAACGTCGTGTCAATCGCTATACGACGCCGGTAGAACCGACGACGGCATTTTTTATCTCAAACCAAAACCAAGTACCCCAGTCTTCAAAGTAAACGAGAACTTATATACAGCTCGGTTTCGTGACGTGTTTTTCTCAATTTAG
- the LOC136194496 gene encoding high affinity cGMP-specific 3',5'-cyclic phosphodiesterase 9A-like — MGTGASRNAAEKRIYVEWQGSVQAVVFSASCATRDFKDLLGAVAKVNRWSSISLASRNGDLVVVSPSLPANSQSNPYVLTITTDDSGDREMFKDVLDRVAAEFSRAFEVAELKEDLKRRMTDLEQRASVVGLKAVEIDKCKADLAELREEMRRGSISSPRCYNCLHSSESRSFLPLKREVPSYPKYTLSEETREYLKKPTFDIWHWEANEMLCLLEHMYHELGLVNEFSMNPIVLKRWLLCVQENYRNNPFHNFRHCFCVTQMMYGMIHLCNLQDFMSRVDLGILLTACICHDVDHPGYNNAYQVNARTELAIRYNDMSPLENHHCAVAFQILGNPECNIFANVDKATFMKVRSGMIKLILGTDMAHHSEILGRFKDRTASFSFDNEEDMEVLKMMLVKCCDISNEVRPTEVSEPWVDCLLEEYFNQGDREKREGLPVAPLMDRDKMTKPSAQIGFIKYVLIPLFQTVSKLFPQLEDTMITQLRAAQQHYAGLQEIEDILKEDDKKQEKIKEKLRSLSKNSSTTQLASPVTTTTTVL, encoded by the exons ATGGGAACGGGCGCATCGCGCAACGCCGCCGAGAAGCGAATCTACGTGGAATGGCAGGGAAGCGTCCAAGCC GTCGTCTTTTCGGCGAGCTGTGCGACGCGCGACTTCAAGGACCTGCTGGGCGCCGTTGCCAAAGTCAATCG ATGGTCGTCGATCAGTTTGGCGTCGCGCAATGGtgatctcgtcgtcgtttcgccgtcgctgccTGCGAATTCTCAAAG CAATCCGTACGTTCTCACGATAACGACGGACGATTCCG GAGACCGCGAAATGTTCAAGGACGTTTTGGATCGCGTCGCGGCAGAATTTTCTCG GGCGTTTGAAGTGGCCGAATTGAAAGAGGATTTGAAGAGACGAATGACTGATTTGGAACAGAGAGCCTCAG TTGTCGGTCTCAAAGCAGTTGAAATCGACAAATGCAAAGCGGACTTGGCCGAACTTCGCGAGGAAATGAGACGAGG TTCTATCTCGTCTCCACGCTGCTACAATTGCCTTCACAGTTCGGAGTCGCGATCGTTTCTTCCCTTGAAACGCGAAGTGCCTTCTTATCCAAAG tacACACTGTCAGAGGAAACGCGAGAATATCTCAAGAAGCCGACGTTTGATATTTGGCACTGGGAAGCGAATGAG ATGCTGTGTCTATTGGAGCATATGTACCATGAGCTGGGCCTTGTGAACGAATTCTCCATGAATCCCATTGTTTTGAAACGCTGGCTG CTGTGTGTTCAAGAAAACTACAGGAACAATCCCTTTCACAATTTTCGTCATTGCTTCTGCGTCACTCAAATG atgtATGGAATGATTCATCTGTGCAATCTTCAAGATTTTATGAGTCGCGTCGACCTTGGAATTCTTCTCACCGCCTGCATATGCCACGACGTTGATCATCCTGGCTACAACAACGC TTATCAAGTCAATGCCCGGACGGAGTTGGCGATTCGCTACAACGATATGTCACCTCTGGAGAATCATCACTGTGCCGTCGCCTTTCAAATATTGGGCAATCCAGAATGCAACATATTTGCAAATGTTGACAAGGCAACGTTCATGAAAGTCCGCTCT GGAATGATTAAACTCATTCTTGGCACTGATATGGCTCATCACAGCGAAATTCTTGGCCGCTTCAAGGATCGAACGGcgtcattttcatttgatAACGAGGAGGATATGGAAGTG CTTAAAATGATGCTGGTGAAGTGCTGCGACATTTCGAACGAAGTCAGACCGACGGAAGTGTCCGAGCCGTGGGTCGACTGTCTCCTGGAAGAGTATTTTAATCAG GGAGACCGAGAGAAACGCGAAGGCCTTCCAGTCGCTCCTCTCATGGATCGCGACAAGATGACAAAGCCGTCGGCTCAAATTGGCTTCATCAAATACGTTCTCATACCCCTTTTTCAGACCGTTTCCAAG CTCTTTCCTCAATTGGAAGACACGATGATTACGCAACTGCGTGCCGCTCAGCAGCACTACGCCGGCCTCCAGGAAATCGAAGACATATTGAAGGAGGACGACAAGAAACAG GAAAAGATCAAAGAGAAGCTGAGATCTCTTTCCAAGAATTCTTCTACGACTCAGCTCGCGTCTCCTGTTACTACTACTACGACTGTATTGTAG